In Phycisphaerae bacterium, one genomic interval encodes:
- a CDS encoding recombinase family protein — MCASENTVEHPKRYVLVGRVSTKEQLGAPIDDQLEHLRAYVKEHRGVVVDEIREEGISASRANSRRLWNELVERQKARRDVDVILFFDSSRVSRAGVDEVSRINRTVNVAGMSIQELNNPIGRNRLSGRWLRTRQGPRGERAGKTNVRENPFARVSPVHWVRIICGQCRARSGTITRTPLGLDQRQTASTRRVARNDSLKAREVHPKPQRRESAQHHSLSPDNSDRARFFIVLQRCRRRVLDPPREKTGLRARRRTSHENQSQRHEGRPSCPRRQASSGPAPGLAPAVRRRVPRADLPAP, encoded by the coding sequence ATGTGTGCATCGGAAAACACAGTTGAACATCCGAAGAGGTATGTCCTCGTCGGACGGGTCAGCACCAAGGAGCAGCTGGGGGCGCCGATTGACGACCAGCTGGAGCACTTGCGCGCCTACGTGAAGGAGCATAGGGGCGTTGTCGTCGACGAGATTCGCGAGGAGGGAATTTCCGCGTCACGGGCGAACAGCAGGCGGCTGTGGAACGAGCTGGTCGAACGTCAGAAAGCCCGCCGCGATGTTGACGTGATTCTCTTCTTCGACTCGTCTCGGGTGAGTCGGGCGGGGGTGGACGAGGTCTCACGCATCAACCGAACGGTCAACGTGGCGGGCATGTCCATCCAGGAGTTGAACAATCCTATCGGTCGTAACCGGTTGTCCGGTCGATGGTTACGAACTCGGCAGGGGCCGCGGGGGGAAAGGGCGGGGAAAACCAACGTCCGGGAGAATCCCTTCGCCCGCGTTTCGCCGGTCCATTGGGTCCGAATCATTTGCGGACAGTGCCGTGCTCGATCCGGGACGATAACCAGAACTCCGCTTGGCTTGGATCAGCGGCAGACCGCTTCCACCCGCCGAGTGGCTCGGAATGACTCCCTGAAGGCCCGCGAAGTCCATCCCAAGCCCCAGCGGCGCGAATCCGCCCAGCACCACAGCTTATCCCCTGATAACTCCGATCGTGCTCGATTCTTCATTGTCCTACAGAGGTGCAGGCGGCGGGTACTGGACCCGCCGCGAGAAAAAACGGGTCTACGGGCCCGAAGGAGAACGTCACATGAGAACCAATCCCAACGTCATGAAGGTCGGCCGTCCTGCCCCCGTCGGCAGGCAAGTTCTGGTCCTGCTCCAGGTCTTGCTCCAGCCGTTCGTCGACGAGTCCCTCGAGCCGATCTACCGGCACCTTGA